Proteins from one Phocoena sinus isolate mPhoSin1 chromosome 8, mPhoSin1.pri, whole genome shotgun sequence genomic window:
- the LOC116758399 gene encoding LOW QUALITY PROTEIN: olfactory receptor 5A1 (The sequence of the model RefSeq protein was modified relative to this genomic sequence to represent the inferred CDS: deleted 1 base in 1 codon; substituted 1 base at 1 genomic stop codon), which translates to LAVVASPKMLTGIFQEQKTISFLGCAAQFFFFVGICLTECFLLISMAYNXYATISCPLLYTAVMSQGLCTRIVVGAYVSGFLNSLVQASFMFQLHFCGPKIVNHFFCDLPPVLALSCSNAFFSQVGKLLAVVTAGDTPFLILVSSFSYIVAAFLKICSAEGRRKAFSTCASHLTAVTLLFGMTLFTYLRPSSSYLLGRDEVVSVFCSLVIPILKLLIYSLTSKEIKDALWKVLEKKKVFS; encoded by the exons ctcgctgttgtggcctctcccaaaATGCTCACTGGCATCTTCCAGGAGCAGAAGACCATATCATTCTTGGGCTGTGCTGctcagttctttttctttgtcgGCATATGTCTAACTGAGTGCTTCCTCCTGATTTCTATGGCGTACAACTGATACGCCACCATTTCCTGT CCCCTGCTGTACACTGCTGTCATGTCCCAGGGCCTCTGTACACGCATTGTGGTTGGGGCCTATGTCAGTGGCTTCCTGAACTCCCTGGTCCAAGCCAGCTTCATGTTTCAGCTCCACTTCTGCGGACCCAAAATCGTCAACCATTTCTTCTGTGACCTCCCACCAGTCCtgg CACTTTCTTGCTCTAACGCTTTCTTCAGTCAAGTGGGCAAGCTCCTCGCGGTGGTCACTGCTGGGGACACACCATTCCTCATCCTCGTCAGCTCCTTCAGTTACATAGTGGCTGCTTTCTTGAAGATCTGCTCTGCAGAAGGTCGAAGGAAAGCCTTCAGCACATGTGCCTCGCATCTGACGGCCGTGACTCTGTTGTTTGGGATGACCCTTTTCACGTACCTACGACCCAGCTCCAGCTACTTACTCGGCAGAGACGAGGTGGTATCTGTGTTCTGTTCGCTGGTGATCCCCATTCTAAAGCTTCTCATTTACAGTTTGACGAGCAAAGAGATCAAAGATGCCCTGTGGAAGGTGTTGGagaagaagaaagtgttttcctAG